One stretch of Anolis carolinensis isolate JA03-04 chromosome 3, rAnoCar3.1.pri, whole genome shotgun sequence DNA includes these proteins:
- the LOC107983751 gene encoding oocyte zinc finger protein XlCOF6-like yields MKEEASEYLECGKSFAQSGDLCSNQKTHTGEKPYTCLECRKSFAQSGDLCSHQRIHTGEKPYTCLECGKSFAQRGNLDVHQRTHTGEKPYTCLECGKSFTERSGLRLHKMTHTGEKPYACLECGKSFAQKGNLDSHQRTHTGEKPYTCLECGKSFTQSSSLYSHKRTHTGEKPYKCLVCGQSFTKNSSLRLHQMTHTGEKPYTCLECGQSFIKSSALRLHQLTHTGEKPYTCLECGQSFTQSRKLRLHQLTHTGGKPYKCLECGRSFTESSNLLSHQRTHTGEKSYTCQECGQSFIKNSSLRLHQMTHTGEKPYTCLECGMSFTHSSGLCRHQRTHTGEKPYTCLECGKGFTRSSALRFHQRTHTGEKPYTCLECGQSFTKSSALRLHQRTHTGEKPYTCQECGRSFTESSKLRSHQWTHTGEKPYTCLECGKGFTKSSRLSSHQRTHTGEKPYMCLECGQSFTNSSSLRLHQRTHTGEKPYTCLECGMSFTHSSGLCRHRRTHTGEKPYTCLECGKSFTRSAALRLHQRTHTGEKPYTCLECGKSFTRSGKLRLHQRTHTGEKPYTCLECGQSFTQSSGLRLHQRTHTGEKPSACLEGGQSFTESGSLMFTSKNSHRGETL; encoded by the coding sequence ATGAAGGAGGAGGCATCAGAatacctggagtgtggaaagagctttgcacaGAGTGGAGATCTATGTTCAaatcaaaagactcacactggagagaaaccctatacatgcctggagtgcagAAAGAGCTTTGCACAGAGTGGAGATctatgttcacatcaaaggattcacactggggagaaaccctatacatgcctggagtgtggaaagagctttgctcagagaggAAATCTAGatgtacatcaaaggactcacactggggagaaaccctatacatgcctggagtgtggaaagagcttcactgagcGTTCAGGTCTTCGTTTACATAAaatgactcacactggagagaaaccctatgcatgcctggagtgtggaaagagctttgctcagaaaGGAAATCTAGATTCACATcaacggactcacactggggagaaaccctatacgtgcctggagtgtggaaagagctttactcAGAGTTCAAGTCTATATTCACATAaacggactcacactggggagaaaccctataaatgcctggtgtgtggacagagctttactaaGAATTCAAGTCTACGTTTGCATCAaatgactcacactggagagaaaccctatacatgcctggagtgtggacagagttttaTTAAGAGTTCAGCTCTACGTTTACATCAActgactcacactggggagaaaccctatacatgcctggagtgtggacagagcttcactcagagtagAAAACTACGTTTGCATCAACTGACTCACACTGGGgggaaaccatataaatgcctggagtgtggaaggaGCTTCACTGAGAGTTCTAATCTactttcacatcaaaggactcacacaggggagaaatcctatacatgccaggagtgtggacagagctttattAAGAATTCAAGTCTACGTTTGCATCAaatgactcacactggggagaaaccctatacatgcctggagtgtggaatgaGTTTTACCCATAGTTCAGGCTTgtgtagacatcaaaggactcacactggggagaaaccctatacatgcctggagtgtggaaagggcttcactcGGAGTTCAGCTCTACgtttccatcaaaggactcacactggagagaaaccatataCATGTCTagagtgtggacaaagcttcactAAGAGTTCAgctctacgtttacatcaaaggactcacactggggagaaaccctatacatgccaggagtgtggaaggagcttcactgagagttctaaactacgttcacatcaatggactcacacaggggagaaaccctatacgtgCCTAGAGTGTGGAAAAGGCTTCACTAAGAGTTCACGTCtaagttcacatcaaaggactcacactggggagaaaccttatatgtgcctggagtgtggacagagctttactaatagttcaagtctacgtttacatcaaaggactcacactggagagaaaccctatacatgcctggagtgtggaatgaGTTTTACCCATAGTTCAGGTTTGTGTAGACAtcgaaggactcacactggggagaaaccctatacatgcctggagtgtggaaagagcttcactcggaGTGCAgctctacgtttacatcaaaggactcacactggggagaaaccctatacgtgcctggagtgtggaaagagcttcactcggaGTGGAAAACTACGTTTGCATcaacggactcacactggggagaaaccctatacgtgcctggagtgtggacaaagcttcactcagagttcaggtctacgtttacatcaaaggactcacactggagagaaaccctctGCATGTCTCGAgggtggacagagcttcactgagagtggaagtcttatgttcacatcaaagaactcacaccgtGGAGAAACCTTATGA